The Montipora capricornis isolate CH-2021 chromosome 3, ASM3666992v2, whole genome shotgun sequence genome window below encodes:
- the LOC138040826 gene encoding proline rich transmembrane protein 1B-like has translation MADYHQAHFDPKPPPYAPPPYSSPEFQNAPAQYPPPGQDFGIKNPSGPVTQEPPVQGANLPQFSYPTQPLHQYPPHPGYQAPVSAQPGPYQYHSAPIRTQHNTVTVVQQGGPGVIYAPLVAPPDYHGLSWFVCLFCCWPIGIFAILKSNQTRDAIFQGDMVAANNLSMETRKLVNMAIGFGVFFLIVPIVVFVLVLFAL, from the exons ATGGCTGATTATCATCAAGCACATTTTG ATCCCAAGCCTCCACCATATGCTCCACCCCCTTACAGCAGTCCTGAGTTTCAAAATGCTCCAGCCCAGTATCCCCCTCCTGGTCAAGATTTTGGTATCAAAAACCCTTCTGGTCCAGTGACTCAGGAACCACCAGTGCAAGGTGCTAACTTACCTCAGTTTAGTTACCCAACACAACCGCTTCACCAGTACCCACCACACCCAGGCTACCAAGCACCAGTCAGCGCTCAGCCAGGACCTTACCAATATCATAGTGCTCCAATCAGAACTCAGCATAACACTGTCACAGTCGTG CAGCAGGGTGGACCAGGTGTCATTTATGCTCCACTGGTTGCCCCACCTGACTACCATGGGTTGTCCtggtttgtctgtttgttttgCTGCTGGCCAATAGGAATTTTTGCTATATTGAAGTCAAATCAG ACAAGAGACGCAATTTTCCAAGGAGACATGGTGGCTGCCAACAATTTGAGTATGGAGACTAGGAAGTTAGTCAACATGGCAATAGGGTTTGGGGTTTTTTTCCTCATTGTCCCTATCGTTGTCTTTGTTTTAGTGTTATTTGCTTTGTAA